From one Paramormyrops kingsleyae isolate MSU_618 chromosome 1, PKINGS_0.4, whole genome shotgun sequence genomic stretch:
- the cep290 gene encoding centrosomal protein of 290 kDa isoform X1 translates to MAPQLDWNKLMAMDPEELGGQDQADELFGVISKVEPDDLKDDGKEKLIQLFRITQSLMKVKAAEAECVYEVIDKAGVEQARIETQLKTQLYSLEQELQMAQRSAGGRDTRFLRDELRQLEGQLERKEKELLQLEKEINKEKKVNEEMSVRVEEAEEENRKLKREIKVLKKKNEQLNQDVTYYRRELDQKEPQPSREESNEAQRRLNAANRQLYHCMEELQRAEDEIAQLKAQSDQMQKSLEESVKEMEKMTDEYNKMKIVVQQSDIITDQLRKERDHCRLQVRELTEQIRSRAEEDDPVMAAVNAKVEEWKRILSAKDEEIMEYQQMIRDLKERLRTTQMDSDKSHILGLQQAVQERDNQIKMLTEQLEQCTGDLEKNTMLIEELKKPFSKDGGLSSTIHQQKISELKTQLQAAEQRAQDAERAAELAESDAREKDGELSEALRSVRAYESGTDGLEVAVAEIKEYKNQIKIRDRDAEGMIKEINQLEMKISDLLDENEDLRGRLGLQPKEVDLTEFRRHSALKQRQYKAENQVLLKEIERLEEERLELKKQVRKLVKDKGLPGSSAVLIDDEDKPSRSMQMKTLVNKVPDSKHEEEMRLKIDHLQKELNVTEKQLEQKRAESSHLEAKLNDLWGENKQLEQGMKEILQAIQDTQKSTWPEGVAVTLPSLEQLVAAIEMKNSGGKFNASLHLKAQVDQLTGRNDELRRELRASREEAASALSQLGKAKEKVGRLEQELDGLRKSSGNTVVFKTLDLPGDMAPSSVSVINSLNEYAIHLLQELKDKEETLKRVDGALEEYRRKFAVTRHQQGLLYKEYLSEKETWQKEMHQLVEAKNKLEEQKEINGVKMKEFSHWLEVLKEDPTETKKQISEAARKMTVLRVNEKALTRKYTTLLEMEQHLRKENDKLKKDFLQMETMVTERIGYLERYKEMVEFNIAALQKALDDSVPASELERANRQYADLTVRYRDLLEKDNCLVQRTTNMEHLESENSSMREQIVMSNKELEITKEKLHTLEQAWDHITKLSGEGITDKAAKAVANSEIVSASKKITMLEMKELNERQRAEHAQRMYEQLRTSLRQAEERNAELEAKFAELTKRNLEAQRLEQELRDELASSVSRVVSDADRGRISELERAQADLKVEVSKLREVSDVAKMQVSTLEARQQCREKELESLRRQVLDYQSQSDEKALVAKLHQHIVALQVSEATAVTKLEAMVLKVQKLEAQKLRAEQRLDEKERALYYARQEARDRVQHLRHTVQSLRTQFSGALPLPQQEKFARTMMQLQEDKLKVMRESRQAEQDRKRVEERSQELEVQLRGLEDLIGTLKDAKGAEKVKEWHKRMEELRLQELRHTRELNSQKEEIKYLKSVISEQERAIGHLEEEAVRLNNLHEEQQLSWEQRELELERRLDLHEKQQNEIVETAQKFDEATGSLPDPSLPLAHQLDVALGKIKEHVRTILETQAACKSLDKKLKETEGTLWKAEQNILSRDKVINELRLRLPAVAEREKLMAELAQHDEDQENQLGLKVAQQTISNLQARLSQKEEVVKKYQNMLARARQEQEELTKRHEGEVRSLHQKLDLHVDSSLDRFRQTALELMRKPPIIAPTAKQLIRLAEAEQSAGEQDSSLSSLSERLKAVTAELENQRQVTAAKIREHTKEKDKLEEIHAAQVKQLQQEAEELHTRLSQMEREVQHLRTELEAQKEANVRSPTNTMKNLVERLKGQLALKEKQQKGLSKALLELRSEMTAHAEQQIIANAIQKEESLNVQQIVDKRTKDLKARIQELQEDLHSTKDNLRAVKNRESLLKEELENLNKEAQRSQKLQAKLQSERERRENEVEELRKQVKRLSNSLQNKAETEAKGPTVEELQKKVKRLEADVERRSGPELSERKGVRDDRSTKEEVVRWEEGKKWQNRMEAMRSKLREKEKEVEVLTKQLGTMKELYSKLDQEKAALQKKLRSHGVTVEQVVGARTLQAEQDLDELKRRNTELEQHILTIKQQQALPRDAAIEDLALKNRYLEEKLLSLEKQLSQEPASRPSTSGRGSGTPSQREHELQKENLKLSSENLELRFQLEQANRDLPRLKNQVTDLKEMCDILKKEKTDIERKPGSARGAGRSGKTIPELEKTIGLMKKVVERLQKENEGLKKNPGPMIQHRQTALEHENEKIKSENEKLRVQMEGILCSRSEPKTNEMEKILLENEHLLKELKKESEAAEKLRINKDNLEAANQQLLAQLEESRHKFSLAQSEEPALQEAGKRSCKSMVVTRMYEKKMKELESDVAQKNSRISDLEQLLQEASEKETAALRVISDLREQAELLKQLPDGARTNSGLQKEFQTLRLTNLQLEKGKAALLQELRAYREREGPSGSAAVPGDEGRDVAALLTALKKADVEKQQLQDEVKKIKKELENFDPAFFEELEDLKFNYSLEVKKNILLEEKVKQLSDQLGVEVSISTDGAIG, encoded by the exons ATGGCTCCGCAACTAGATTGGAACAAGCTGATGGCGATGGACCCGGAAGAGCTGGGTGGGCAGGACCAGGCGGATGAGCTCTTTGGTGTCATATCCAAG GTTGAACCAGACGATCTGAAAGATGATGGTAAAGAAAAATTAATCCAGCTCTTCAGGATCACACAGTCCCTCATGAAG GTGAAGGCCGCAGAAGCAGAGTGTGTGTATGAAGTCATCGATAAGGCCGGTGTTGAACAAGCAAGAATCG AAACACAGCTGAAAACCCAGCTATATTCATTGGAACAGGAGCTGCAG ATGGCTCAGCGTTCAGCGGGGGGACGCGACACGCGCTTCCTCCGCGATGAGCTGCGTCAACTGGAAGGTCAACTGGAACGGAAGGAGAAGGAGCTGCTGCAGTTGGAGAAGGAGATAAACAAGGAAAAGAAAGTTAATGAGGAA ATGTCCGTGCGAGTTGAAGAAGCAGAGGAGGAGAACAGGAAACTGAAGAGAGAG ATAAAAGTGCTTAAGAAGAAG AACGAGCAGCTCAATCAGGACGTGACGTATTACAGGAGGGAGCTGGATCAGAAGGAGCCTCAGCCGTCCCGTGAAGAGAGCAACGAGGCCCAGAGGCGACTAAATGCTGCCAATCGGCAGCTATACCACTGCATGGAGGAGCTGCAG CGTGCCGAGGATGAGATAGCTCAACTTAAAGCCCAGAGTGACCAGATGCAGAAAAGTCTGGAGGAATCAGTCAAGGAGATGGAGAAGATGACAGATGAGTACAATAAGATGAAGATCGTGGTGCAGCAGAGTGACATTATCACGGATCAGCTGCGGAAGGAGAGGGACCACTGCAGACTTCAG GTGAGAGAGCTCACCGAGCAGATCCGGTCCCGGGCCGAGGAGGACGACCCCGTAATGGCTGCCGTCAATGCTAAGGTGGAGGAGTGGAAG AGAATATTATCAGCAAAAGATGAGGAGATCATGGAGTATCAGCAGATGATACGAGACCTCAAGGAAAGACTGAGGACAACTCAGATGGACTCTGACAAAAGCCACATCCTGGGGCTCCAGCAG GCCGTGCAAGAGCGAGACAATCAGATCAAGATGCTGACTGAGCAACTGGAGCAGTGTACAGGAgatctggaaaaaaacacaatgctaATCGAGGAACTTAAGAAGCCCTTCAGCAAAGATGGAG GGCTCTCTAGTACGATCCATCAGCAGAAGATCTCCGAGCTGAAGACCCAGCTGCAGGCTGCGGAACAGAGGGCTCAGGATGCAGAACGGGCTGCTGAGCTCGCCGAATCTGACGCCAGGGAGAAGGATGGGGAGCTGAGTGAGGCCCTCCGCTCTGTCAGGGCCTACGAATCT GGCACAGATGGGCTGGAGGTGGCAGTGGCCGAGATCAAAGAGTACAAGAACCAAATCAAAATAAGGGACCGAGACGCCGAGGGCATGATCAAGGAGATCAACCAGCTGGAGATGAAGATCAGCGATCTCCTGGATGAGAATGAGGATCTGCGGGGACGGCTGG GGCTGCAACCGAAGGAAGTCGACCTGACAGAATTCCGACGGCACAGTGCTTTAAAACAGAGGCAGTACAAAGCGGAAAACCAGGTTCTCCTGAAGGAG aTTGAAAGATTAGAGGAGGAGAGACTGGAGCTGAAAAAGCAGGTCAGGAAACTCGTTAAAGATAAAG GGCTGCCTGGCAGCAGTGCAGTGCTGATTGATGATGAAGATAAGCCCAGCAGAAGCATGCAGATGAAGACTTTAGTGAATAAGGTCCCGGATTCAAAACACGAGGAGGAGATGAGACTAAAG ATTGATCATCTCCAGAAGGAGCTGAATGTCACAGAGAAACAGCTGGAGCAGAAGAGGGCCGAATCGTCACATCTGGAAGCAAAGC TCAATGACCTATGGGGCGAAAATAAACAGCTTGAACAAGGAATGAAGGAGATTCTGCAGGCGATACAGGACACCCAGAAGAGCACATGGCCAGAGGGGGTGGCTGTGACCTTGCCAAGCCTCGAGCAGCTTGTGGCT GCCATCGAGATGAAGAACTCGGGGGGGAAATTCAATGCCAGCCTCCACCTGAAGGCCCAGGTGGACCAGCTGACTGGCCGGAATGATGAACTCAGACGGGAGCTTCGAGCCAGCAGAGAAGAAGCGGCCAGCGCCTTGAGTCAGCTGGGAAAGGCCAAAGAGAAG GTGGGTCGTTTGGAGCAGGAACTTGATGGCCTAAGGAAGTCCAGTGGAAACACCGTTGTTTTTAAGACTCTGGATCTTCCGGGGGACATGGCGCCATCTAGTGTTTCGGTCATCAACTCCCTGAACGAGTATGCCATccaccttctgcag GAGCTTAAAGACAAGGAGGAGACCTTGAAGCGAGTTGATGGGGCGCTGGAGGAGTACAGGAGGAAGTTTGCTGTGACTCGACACCAGCAGGGGTTACTCTACAAGGAGTACCTGAG CGAGAAGGAGACCTGGCAGAAGGAGATGCACCAGTTAGTGGAAGCCAAAAATAAACTAGAGGAGCAGAAGGAAATCAACGGTGTTAAAATGAAGGAGTTCAGT CACTGGCTAGAGGTCCTGAAGGAGGACCCGACAGAAACCAAGAAACAGATCTCCGAGGCGGCGCGTAAGATGACGGTCCTGCGCGTGAACGAGAAGGCCCTGACAAGGAAGTATACCACTCTGCTGGAGATGGAGCAGCACCTCAGGAAGGAGAACGACAAGCTGAAGAAGGACTTCCTCCAGATGGAGACCATGGTCACCGAGAGAATCGGCTACCTGGAGAGATACAAG GAAATGGTTGAATTTAATATAGCAGCCTTACAGAAAGCTCTGGATGACAGCGTGCCGGCATCTGAGTTAGAGCGGGCGAACAGGCAGTACGCGGACCTCACAGTCAGGTACAGAGATCTCCTGGAGAAGGACAACTGTCTTGTTCAGAGGACGACCAACATGGAACATTTAGAG AGTGAGAATTCGTCCATGCGTGAGCAAATTGTGATGTCAAACAAAGAGCTGGAGATAACCAAAGAGAAGCTTCACACGTTAGAGCAAGCCTGGGACCACATCACTAAACTAA GTGGTGAGGGCATCACAGACAAAGCAGCGAAAGCCGTCGCCAACAGCGAGATCGTGTCGGCCTCCAAGAAGATCACCATGCTGGAGATGAAGGAGCTGAACGAGCGTCAGAGGGCTGAGCACGCCCAGAGGATGTACGAGCAGCTGAGGACCTCTCTCAGGCAGGCGGAGGAGCGCAACGCTGAGCTAGAGGCCAAATTTGCTGAG CTGACGAAGCGGAACCTGGAAGCTCAGAGGTTGGAGCAGGAGCTTCGGGACGAGCTGGCTAGCAGCGTGAGCAGGGTGGTGAGCGACGCAGACCGCGGGCGCATCTCGGAGCTGGAGCGAGCCCAAGCAGACCTGAAAGTAGAGGTGTCAAA GTTAAGGGAAGTCTCAGATGTCGCTAAGATGCAAGTGTCCACGCTAGAGGCCAGGCAGCAGTGCAGGGAGAAGGAACTCGAGTCCCTCCGGAGGCAGGTGCTCGACTACCAG TCACAGTCTGATGAGAAGGCTTTGGTCGCCAAACTCCATCAGCACATCGTGGCTCTTCAGGTGAGCGAGGCCACGGCTGTCACCAAGCTGGAAGCCATGGTGCTGAAGGTCCAGAAGTTGGAGGCCCAGAAGCTGCGTGCCGAGCAGCGGCTGGACGAGAAGGAGCGGGCCTTGTACTACGCCCGGCAGGAGGCCCGCGACCGCGTGCAGCACCTACGCCACACCGTGCAGTCCCTGCGCACGCAGTTCTCCGGCGCCCTGCCGCTGCCCCAGCAGGAGAAGTTTGCACGGACCATGATGCAGCTACAGGAGGACAAGCTGAAGGTGATGAGGGAGTCTCGGCAGGCTGAGCAAGATAGGAAGAGGGTAGAGGAAAGGTCCCAGGAGCTGGAGGTGCAGCTCAGAGGCCTGGAGGATCTCATCGGCACCCTGAAGGATGCCAAGGGGGCCGAGAAG GTGAAGGAGTGGCACAAAAGGATGGAGGAGCTTAGACTTCAGGAGCTACGGCACACCAGGGAATTAAACTCCCAGAAGGAGGAGATCAAGTACTTGAAGAGCGTGATCAGTGAGCAGGAGCGCGCCATCGGCCATTTGGAGGAGGAGGCTGTCCGACTCAATAAC CTACATGAGGAGCAGCAGCTGTCTTGGGAACAGCGGGAGCTGGAGCTGGAACGGAGgctggaccttcatgagaagcaGCAGAACGAAATCGTCGAGACAGCCCAAAAG TTCGATGAGGCGACTGGATCATTGCCTGACCCCAGCCTGCCCCTCGCCCACCAGCTGGATGTTGCTCTGGGAAAAATCAAAGAGCATGTTCGCACGATCCTGGAAACGCAAGCGGCTTGTAAATCTCTGGATAAG AAACTGAAAGAGACAGAAGGAACCCTATGGAAGGCAGAGCAGAACATTCTTTCTCGGGACAAGGTCATCAACGAGCTGCGACTCCGCCTCCCCGCCGTGGCCGAGAGGGAGAAGCTGATGGCTGAACTGGCCCAGCACGATGAAGACCAGGAGAACCAGCTGGGCCTGAAGGTGGCCCAGCAAACCATCAGCAACCTGCAAGCCCGACTCAGCCAAAAGGAGGAGGTAGTGAAGAAGTACCAGAACATGCTGGCCAGAGCAAGACAG GAGCAGGAAGAGCTTACAAAGAGGCATGAGGGGGAGGTGAGGTCCCTGCATCAGAAGCTGGATCTTCACGTCGACTCGTCGCTGGACAGGTTCCGGCAGACCGCTCTG GAGCTGATGAGGAAACCCCCCATAATAGCTCCCACCGCAAAGCAGCTGATTCGGCTGGCTGAGGCCGAACAGTCCGCGGGGGAACAGGACTCTTCGCTGTCCTCTCTGTCTGAGCGGCTGAAAGCAGTCACTGCCGAGCTGGAGAACCAAAGACAGGTCACCGCTGCCAAAATAAGGGAACACACCAAAGAGAAGGACAA GCTGGAGGAGATCCACGCTGCCCAGGTtaagcagctgcagcaggaagcagaagagCTTCACACTCGATTGTCCCAGATGGAACGTGAAGTTCAGCATCTAAGAACAGAACTTGAGGCCCAGAAAGAGGCAAATGTCAGATCTCCTACAAACACCATGAAGAACTTGGTGGAGCGACTGAAAGGCCAGCTTGCACTTAAGGAGAAGCAACAGAAG GGTCTCAGCAAAGCTCTTTTAGAACTTCGGTCAGAAATGACAGCTCATGCAGAGCAACAGATAATAGCCAACGCCATTCAAAAGGAGGAGAGCCTCAACGTCCAGCAGATTGTGGACAAACGTACCAAGGATCTCAAG GCTCGTATCCAGGAGTTACAGGAAGATCTCCATTCCACTAAGGACAACCTGAGGGCCGTGAAGAACAGGGAAAGTTTGTTGAAAGAAGAGTTGGAGAACCTAAACAAGGAGGCGCAGCGAAGCCAGAAGCTTCAAGCCAAACTTCAGAGCGAGCGAGAACGGCGGGAGAATGAGGTCGAGGAGCTGAGGAAACAAGTGAAGAGGCTGAGCAACAGCCTGCAG AATAAAGCCGAGACTGAAGCAAAGGGACCAACGGTGGAGGAGCTTCAGAAGAAGGTCAAGCGGCTTGAGGCAGATGTGGAAAGGAGAAGCGGCCCAGAGCTGAGCGAGCGGAAGGGCGTCAGGGATGACAGG TCAACAAAGGAAGAAGTGGTGCGCTGGGAGGAGGGCAAGAAGTGGCAGAACAGAATGGAGGCCATGCGGAGCAAGCTgagggagaaggagaaggaggtggaggTGTTGACGAAGCAGCTGGGCACCATGAAGGAGCTCTACTCCAA GCTGGACCAAGAGAAGGCAGCTCTGCAGAAGAAGCTGAGGAGTCACGGTGTGACTGTGGAGCAAGTGGTCGGCGCCCGCACCTTGCAGGCTGAGCAGGACTTGGACGAGCTGAAGAGAAGGAACACGGAGCTGGAGCAGCACATCCTCACCATAAA gcagcagcaggcgctgCCTCGAGATGCAGCCATCGAGGACCTGGCTCTGAAGAACCGCTACTTGGAAGAGAAGCTGCTTTCCCTAGAGAAGCAGCTGTCGCAGGAGCCTGCATCCCGGCCGTCT ACATCCGGTCGAGGTTCTGGCACACCATCACAGAGGGAGCATGAGCTGCAGAAGGAGAATCTGAAGCTGTCTTCGGAAAACCTGGAGCTACGtttccagctggagcaggccAACAGGGACCTTCCAAGGCTGAAG AACCAGGTCACGGACCTCAAAGAGATGTGCGATATCCTCAAGAAAGAGAAGACGGACATCGAGAGGAAGCCTGGCAGTGCGCGTGGG GCTGGGCGGAGCGGGAAGACGATCCCTGAACTGGAGAAGACCATTGGGCTGATGAAGAAAGTGGTGGAGAGGCTACAGAAGGAGAACGAGGGCTTAAAGAAGAACCCGGGGCCCATGATTCAGCATCGCCAGACAGctcttgaacatgaaaatgagAAAATTAAG tCAGAAAACGAGAAGCTCAGGGTCCAGATGGAAGGTATTTTATGTTCAAGATCTGAACCAAAGACAAATGAAATGGAGAAAATTTTGTTGGAAAATGAGCATTTACTCAAGGAGCTGAAAAAG GAGAGTGAAGCTGCTGAAAAACTGAGAATAAACAAGGACAACTTAGAAGCTGCCAACCAGCAGCTGCTGGCCCAGCTAGAGGAGAGCAGGCATAAGTTTAGCCTGGCCCAGAGTGAGGAACCGGCGCTGCAGGAGGCCGGCAAGAGGAGCTGTAAATCCATGGTGGTCACAAG GATGTACGAGAAGAAAATGAAAGAACTGGAGAGCGACGTCGCTCAGAAGAACAGCAGGATCTCCGACCTTGAACAGCTGTTGCAAGAAGCCAGTGAGAAAGAGACGGCGGCTTTGCGTGTCATCAGTGATCTCAGGGAGCAG